A DNA window from Daucus carota subsp. sativus chromosome 3, DH1 v3.0, whole genome shotgun sequence contains the following coding sequences:
- the LOC108215104 gene encoding probable trehalase isoform X3 — MALRPPPPGEEVVAQEKQACLPTDTGPVIPTTPLVIFLEKLQETALNTYGHKGFDPKLYVDMSLRFNLSETHEAFNKLPRTDNGSVLAPHLNGFLSEYMNAAGDDLVYVEPVDFVAQPAGFLPNVDNLEVRAWALEVHSLWKNLSRQVSDQVLDHPDLHSLLPLASPVMIPGSRFREVYYWDSYWVIRGLLASKMYETAKGIVTNLVSLIENFGHVLNGARAYYTNRSQPPLLSAMIVDIYNRTSDLDFVRKSLPSLITEHNFWNSGIHRMNIQDSQGKTHYLSRYYAMWNEPRPESSTIDKETAGKLSNFCEKQHLYRELASAAESGWDFSSRWMRNASDLTTLCTTSIIPVDLNAFILKMELDISYLAHVSQDESTAEHFAEASKARQTAMNTVLWNEEMGQWLDYWIDANSSSQGTYKWKASDQNQSVFASNFIPLWTQPFNSDDDLVDKVSKSLQHSGLLRDAGIATSLANTGQQWDFPNGWAPLQHMIVEGLVKSGSKEARSLAEDIAMKWINTNYAAYKKTGTMHEKYDVEKCGAFGGGGEYVPQTGFGWSNGVVLAFLEEFGWPEDLKIGC; from the exons ATGGCTCTTCGACCTCCTCCTCCTG GAGAAGAAGTTGTTGCTCAAGAAAAGCAAGCATGCTTGCCTACAGACACTGGTCCTGTCATACCAACAACCCCGTTAGTAATTTTTCtcgaaaagcttcaagaaacgGCCCTTAATACTTATGGTCACAAAGGATTTGACCCCAAATTATATGTGGACATGTCCCTAAGATTCAATCTTTCTGAGACCCATGAAGCCTTTAACAAGCTCCCCAGGACTGACAATGGCTCTGTATTGGCACCTCATTTGAATGGATTTCTCAGTGAATATATGAATGCTGCTGGCGATGATCTGGTGTATGTTGAGCCGGTTGATTTTGTTGCCCAGCCTGCTGGATTTTTGCCTAATGTGGATAATCTTGAGGTGAGGGCTTGGGCATTGGAGGTACATTCCCTTTGGAAGAATCTGAGTCGCCAAGTGTCAGACCAGGTTCTAGACCACCCGGATTTGCATTCGTTGTTGCCTCTGGCAAGCCCAGTTATGATTCCAGGTTCACGGTTTCGTGAGGTATATTATTGGGATTCTTATTGGGTAATAAG GGGCTTGCTTGCAAGTAAGATGTATGAGACCGCCAAAGGTATTGTTACGAATCTTGTATCACTGATTGAAAATTTTGGACATGTCCTTAATGGTGCAAGGGCATATTATACCAATAGAAG CCAGCCTCCACTTTTAAGTGCGATGATAGTAGATATATATAACAGAACTAGTGATTTGGACTTTGTTCGAAAGTCTCTGCCATCCCTGATCACTGAGCATAACTTTTGGAATTCAG GTATACATAGGATGAACATCCAGGATAGTCAAGGAAAAACTCATTATTTGAGTCGTTACTATGCAATGTGGAATGAACCGAGGCCAGAATCATCAACTATT GACAAAGAAACTGCTGGCAAGCTCTCGAATTTTTGTGAGAAACAGCATCTGTACCGTGAACTAGCTTCAGCTGCTGAGTCCGGCTGGGACTTCAGTTCAAGATGGATGAG GAATGCTTCTGATCTCACAACTTTGTGTACAACATCAATTATACCTGTAGACTTGAATGCATTTATACTTAAG ATGGAACTTGACATATCCTACTTGGCACATGTTTCCCAAGATGAGAGCACTGCTGAGCACTTTGCAGAAGCATCAAAAGCCAGACAAACTGCAATGAACACGGTCTTGTGGAATGAAGAAATGGGACAATGGCTTGATTACTGGATAGATGCCAACTCTTCTAGCCAG GGTACTTACAAATGGAAGGCATCAGACCAAAATCAAAGTGTATTTGCCTCAAACTTCATCCCTTTGTGGACTCAGCCATTTAACTCAG ACGATGATCTGGTGGATAAAGTTTCTAAAAGCCTTCAACATTCAGGCCTTCTCCGTGATGCAGGGATTGCAACTTCTTTGGCAAATACAGGACAGCAATG GGATTTTCCAAATGGCTGGGCTCCACTTCAACACATGATCGTCGAAGGCCTAGTAAAGTCTGGATCTAAAGAGGCAAGGTCCTTGGCAGAGGACATTGCAATGAAATGGATCAATACCAACTATGCTGCATACAAAAAAACTGGTACCATGCATGAAAAATATGATGTGGAAAAGTGTGGAGCATTTGGCGGTGGTGGCGAATATGTACCCCAA ACTGGGTTTGGCTGGTCGAATGGAGTTGTCTTGGCTTTCTTGGAAGAATTCGGATGGCCTGAAGACTTGAAAATAGGTTGCTAG
- the LOC108215104 gene encoding probable trehalase isoform X5, producing the protein MSLRFNLSETHEAFNKLPRTDNGSVLAPHLNGFLSEYMNAAGDDLVYVEPVDFVAQPAGFLPNVDNLEVRAWALEVHSLWKNLSRQVSDQVLDHPDLHSLLPLASPVMIPGSRFREVYYWDSYWVIRGLLASKMYETAKGIVTNLVSLIENFGHVLNGARAYYTNRSQPPLLSAMIVDIYNRTSDLDFVRKSLPSLITEHNFWNSGIHRMNIQDSQGKTHYLSRYYAMWNEPRPESSTIDKETAGKLSNFCEKQHLYRELASAAESGWDFSSRWMRNASDLTTLCTTSIIPVDLNAFILKMELDISYLAHVSQDESTAEHFAEASKARQTAMNTVLWNEEMGQWLDYWIDANSSSQGTYKWKASDQNQSVFASNFIPLWTQPFNSDDDLVDKVSKSLQHSGLLRDAGIATSLANTGQQWDFPNGWAPLQHMIVEGLVKSGSKEARSLAEDIAMKWINTNYAAYKKTGTMHEKYDVEKCGAFGGGGEYVPQTGFGWSNGVVLAFLEEFGWPEDLKIGC; encoded by the exons ATGTCCCTAAGATTCAATCTTTCTGAGACCCATGAAGCCTTTAACAAGCTCCCCAGGACTGACAATGGCTCTGTATTGGCACCTCATTTGAATGGATTTCTCAGTGAATATATGAATGCTGCTGGCGATGATCTGGTGTATGTTGAGCCGGTTGATTTTGTTGCCCAGCCTGCTGGATTTTTGCCTAATGTGGATAATCTTGAGGTGAGGGCTTGGGCATTGGAGGTACATTCCCTTTGGAAGAATCTGAGTCGCCAAGTGTCAGACCAGGTTCTAGACCACCCGGATTTGCATTCGTTGTTGCCTCTGGCAAGCCCAGTTATGATTCCAGGTTCACGGTTTCGTGAGGTATATTATTGGGATTCTTATTGGGTAATAAG GGGCTTGCTTGCAAGTAAGATGTATGAGACCGCCAAAGGTATTGTTACGAATCTTGTATCACTGATTGAAAATTTTGGACATGTCCTTAATGGTGCAAGGGCATATTATACCAATAGAAG CCAGCCTCCACTTTTAAGTGCGATGATAGTAGATATATATAACAGAACTAGTGATTTGGACTTTGTTCGAAAGTCTCTGCCATCCCTGATCACTGAGCATAACTTTTGGAATTCAG GTATACATAGGATGAACATCCAGGATAGTCAAGGAAAAACTCATTATTTGAGTCGTTACTATGCAATGTGGAATGAACCGAGGCCAGAATCATCAACTATT GACAAAGAAACTGCTGGCAAGCTCTCGAATTTTTGTGAGAAACAGCATCTGTACCGTGAACTAGCTTCAGCTGCTGAGTCCGGCTGGGACTTCAGTTCAAGATGGATGAG GAATGCTTCTGATCTCACAACTTTGTGTACAACATCAATTATACCTGTAGACTTGAATGCATTTATACTTAAG ATGGAACTTGACATATCCTACTTGGCACATGTTTCCCAAGATGAGAGCACTGCTGAGCACTTTGCAGAAGCATCAAAAGCCAGACAAACTGCAATGAACACGGTCTTGTGGAATGAAGAAATGGGACAATGGCTTGATTACTGGATAGATGCCAACTCTTCTAGCCAG GGTACTTACAAATGGAAGGCATCAGACCAAAATCAAAGTGTATTTGCCTCAAACTTCATCCCTTTGTGGACTCAGCCATTTAACTCAG ACGATGATCTGGTGGATAAAGTTTCTAAAAGCCTTCAACATTCAGGCCTTCTCCGTGATGCAGGGATTGCAACTTCTTTGGCAAATACAGGACAGCAATG GGATTTTCCAAATGGCTGGGCTCCACTTCAACACATGATCGTCGAAGGCCTAGTAAAGTCTGGATCTAAAGAGGCAAGGTCCTTGGCAGAGGACATTGCAATGAAATGGATCAATACCAACTATGCTGCATACAAAAAAACTGGTACCATGCATGAAAAATATGATGTGGAAAAGTGTGGAGCATTTGGCGGTGGTGGCGAATATGTACCCCAA ACTGGGTTTGGCTGGTCGAATGGAGTTGTCTTGGCTTTCTTGGAAGAATTCGGATGGCCTGAAGACTTGAAAATAGGTTGCTAG
- the LOC108215104 gene encoding probable trehalase isoform X4, whose translation MALRPPPPEVVAQEKQACLPTDTGPVIPTTPLVIFLEKLQETALNTYGHKGFDPKLYVDMSLRFNLSETHEAFNKLPRTDNGSVLAPHLNGFLSEYMNAAGDDLVYVEPVDFVAQPAGFLPNVDNLEVRAWALEVHSLWKNLSRQVSDQVLDHPDLHSLLPLASPVMIPGSRFREVYYWDSYWVIRGLLASKMYETAKGIVTNLVSLIENFGHVLNGARAYYTNRSQPPLLSAMIVDIYNRTSDLDFVRKSLPSLITEHNFWNSGIHRMNIQDSQGKTHYLSRYYAMWNEPRPESSTIDKETAGKLSNFCEKQHLYRELASAAESGWDFSSRWMRNASDLTTLCTTSIIPVDLNAFILKMELDISYLAHVSQDESTAEHFAEASKARQTAMNTVLWNEEMGQWLDYWIDANSSSQGTYKWKASDQNQSVFASNFIPLWTQPFNSDDDLVDKVSKSLQHSGLLRDAGIATSLANTGQQWDFPNGWAPLQHMIVEGLVKSGSKEARSLAEDIAMKWINTNYAAYKKTGTMHEKYDVEKCGAFGGGGEYVPQTGFGWSNGVVLAFLEEFGWPEDLKIGC comes from the exons ATGGCTCTTCGACCTCCTCCTCCTG AAGTTGTTGCTCAAGAAAAGCAAGCATGCTTGCCTACAGACACTGGTCCTGTCATACCAACAACCCCGTTAGTAATTTTTCtcgaaaagcttcaagaaacgGCCCTTAATACTTATGGTCACAAAGGATTTGACCCCAAATTATATGTGGACATGTCCCTAAGATTCAATCTTTCTGAGACCCATGAAGCCTTTAACAAGCTCCCCAGGACTGACAATGGCTCTGTATTGGCACCTCATTTGAATGGATTTCTCAGTGAATATATGAATGCTGCTGGCGATGATCTGGTGTATGTTGAGCCGGTTGATTTTGTTGCCCAGCCTGCTGGATTTTTGCCTAATGTGGATAATCTTGAGGTGAGGGCTTGGGCATTGGAGGTACATTCCCTTTGGAAGAATCTGAGTCGCCAAGTGTCAGACCAGGTTCTAGACCACCCGGATTTGCATTCGTTGTTGCCTCTGGCAAGCCCAGTTATGATTCCAGGTTCACGGTTTCGTGAGGTATATTATTGGGATTCTTATTGGGTAATAAG GGGCTTGCTTGCAAGTAAGATGTATGAGACCGCCAAAGGTATTGTTACGAATCTTGTATCACTGATTGAAAATTTTGGACATGTCCTTAATGGTGCAAGGGCATATTATACCAATAGAAG CCAGCCTCCACTTTTAAGTGCGATGATAGTAGATATATATAACAGAACTAGTGATTTGGACTTTGTTCGAAAGTCTCTGCCATCCCTGATCACTGAGCATAACTTTTGGAATTCAG GTATACATAGGATGAACATCCAGGATAGTCAAGGAAAAACTCATTATTTGAGTCGTTACTATGCAATGTGGAATGAACCGAGGCCAGAATCATCAACTATT GACAAAGAAACTGCTGGCAAGCTCTCGAATTTTTGTGAGAAACAGCATCTGTACCGTGAACTAGCTTCAGCTGCTGAGTCCGGCTGGGACTTCAGTTCAAGATGGATGAG GAATGCTTCTGATCTCACAACTTTGTGTACAACATCAATTATACCTGTAGACTTGAATGCATTTATACTTAAG ATGGAACTTGACATATCCTACTTGGCACATGTTTCCCAAGATGAGAGCACTGCTGAGCACTTTGCAGAAGCATCAAAAGCCAGACAAACTGCAATGAACACGGTCTTGTGGAATGAAGAAATGGGACAATGGCTTGATTACTGGATAGATGCCAACTCTTCTAGCCAG GGTACTTACAAATGGAAGGCATCAGACCAAAATCAAAGTGTATTTGCCTCAAACTTCATCCCTTTGTGGACTCAGCCATTTAACTCAG ACGATGATCTGGTGGATAAAGTTTCTAAAAGCCTTCAACATTCAGGCCTTCTCCGTGATGCAGGGATTGCAACTTCTTTGGCAAATACAGGACAGCAATG GGATTTTCCAAATGGCTGGGCTCCACTTCAACACATGATCGTCGAAGGCCTAGTAAAGTCTGGATCTAAAGAGGCAAGGTCCTTGGCAGAGGACATTGCAATGAAATGGATCAATACCAACTATGCTGCATACAAAAAAACTGGTACCATGCATGAAAAATATGATGTGGAAAAGTGTGGAGCATTTGGCGGTGGTGGCGAATATGTACCCCAA ACTGGGTTTGGCTGGTCGAATGGAGTTGTCTTGGCTTTCTTGGAAGAATTCGGATGGCCTGAAGACTTGAAAATAGGTTGCTAG
- the LOC108215104 gene encoding probable trehalase isoform X2 has product MIKKMSFLWKNLFIFFLTIIVLKGEEVVAQEKQACLPTDTGPVIPTTPLVIFLEKLQETALNTYGHKGFDPKLYVDMSLRFNLSETHEAFNKLPRTDNGSVLAPHLNGFLSEYMNAAGDDLVYVEPVDFVAQPAGFLPNVDNLEVRAWALEVHSLWKNLSRQVSDQVLDHPDLHSLLPLASPVMIPGSRFREVYYWDSYWVIRGLLASKMYETAKGIVTNLVSLIENFGHVLNGARAYYTNRRQPPLLSAMIVDIYNRTSDLDFVRKSLPSLITEHNFWNSGIHRMNIQDSQGKTHYLSRYYAMWNEPRPESSTIDKETAGKLSNFCEKQHLYRELASAAESGWDFSSRWMRNASDLTTLCTTSIIPVDLNAFILKMELDISYLAHVSQDESTAEHFAEASKARQTAMNTVLWNEEMGQWLDYWIDANSSSQGTYKWKASDQNQSVFASNFIPLWTQPFNSDDDLVDKVSKSLQHSGLLRDAGIATSLANTGQQWDFPNGWAPLQHMIVEGLVKSGSKEARSLAEDIAMKWINTNYAAYKKTGTMHEKYDVEKCGAFGGGGEYVPQTGFGWSNGVVLAFLEEFGWPEDLKIGC; this is encoded by the exons ATGATCAAAAAGATGTCGTTTCTTTGGAAAAAtttattcatcttcttcttaaCAATAATTGTATTGAAAGGAGAAGAAGTTGTTGCTCAAGAAAAGCAAGCATGCTTGCCTACAGACACTGGTCCTGTCATACCAACAACCCCGTTAGTAATTTTTCtcgaaaagcttcaagaaacgGCCCTTAATACTTATGGTCACAAAGGATTTGACCCCAAATTATATGTGGACATGTCCCTAAGATTCAATCTTTCTGAGACCCATGAAGCCTTTAACAAGCTCCCCAGGACTGACAATGGCTCTGTATTGGCACCTCATTTGAATGGATTTCTCAGTGAATATATGAATGCTGCTGGCGATGATCTGGTGTATGTTGAGCCGGTTGATTTTGTTGCCCAGCCTGCTGGATTTTTGCCTAATGTGGATAATCTTGAGGTGAGGGCTTGGGCATTGGAGGTACATTCCCTTTGGAAGAATCTGAGTCGCCAAGTGTCAGACCAGGTTCTAGACCACCCGGATTTGCATTCGTTGTTGCCTCTGGCAAGCCCAGTTATGATTCCAGGTTCACGGTTTCGTGAGGTATATTATTGGGATTCTTATTGGGTAATAAG GGGCTTGCTTGCAAGTAAGATGTATGAGACCGCCAAAGGTATTGTTACGAATCTTGTATCACTGATTGAAAATTTTGGACATGTCCTTAATGGTGCAAGGGCATATTATACCAATAGAAGgcaa CCTCCACTTTTAAGTGCGATGATAGTAGATATATATAACAGAACTAGTGATTTGGACTTTGTTCGAAAGTCTCTGCCATCCCTGATCACTGAGCATAACTTTTGGAATTCAG GTATACATAGGATGAACATCCAGGATAGTCAAGGAAAAACTCATTATTTGAGTCGTTACTATGCAATGTGGAATGAACCGAGGCCAGAATCATCAACTATT GACAAAGAAACTGCTGGCAAGCTCTCGAATTTTTGTGAGAAACAGCATCTGTACCGTGAACTAGCTTCAGCTGCTGAGTCCGGCTGGGACTTCAGTTCAAGATGGATGAG GAATGCTTCTGATCTCACAACTTTGTGTACAACATCAATTATACCTGTAGACTTGAATGCATTTATACTTAAG ATGGAACTTGACATATCCTACTTGGCACATGTTTCCCAAGATGAGAGCACTGCTGAGCACTTTGCAGAAGCATCAAAAGCCAGACAAACTGCAATGAACACGGTCTTGTGGAATGAAGAAATGGGACAATGGCTTGATTACTGGATAGATGCCAACTCTTCTAGCCAG GGTACTTACAAATGGAAGGCATCAGACCAAAATCAAAGTGTATTTGCCTCAAACTTCATCCCTTTGTGGACTCAGCCATTTAACTCAG ACGATGATCTGGTGGATAAAGTTTCTAAAAGCCTTCAACATTCAGGCCTTCTCCGTGATGCAGGGATTGCAACTTCTTTGGCAAATACAGGACAGCAATG GGATTTTCCAAATGGCTGGGCTCCACTTCAACACATGATCGTCGAAGGCCTAGTAAAGTCTGGATCTAAAGAGGCAAGGTCCTTGGCAGAGGACATTGCAATGAAATGGATCAATACCAACTATGCTGCATACAAAAAAACTGGTACCATGCATGAAAAATATGATGTGGAAAAGTGTGGAGCATTTGGCGGTGGTGGCGAATATGTACCCCAA ACTGGGTTTGGCTGGTCGAATGGAGTTGTCTTGGCTTTCTTGGAAGAATTCGGATGGCCTGAAGACTTGAAAATAGGTTGCTAG
- the LOC108215104 gene encoding probable trehalase isoform X1 yields MIKKMSFLWKNLFIFFLTIIVLKGEEVVAQEKQACLPTDTGPVIPTTPLVIFLEKLQETALNTYGHKGFDPKLYVDMSLRFNLSETHEAFNKLPRTDNGSVLAPHLNGFLSEYMNAAGDDLVYVEPVDFVAQPAGFLPNVDNLEVRAWALEVHSLWKNLSRQVSDQVLDHPDLHSLLPLASPVMIPGSRFREVYYWDSYWVIRGLLASKMYETAKGIVTNLVSLIENFGHVLNGARAYYTNRSQPPLLSAMIVDIYNRTSDLDFVRKSLPSLITEHNFWNSGIHRMNIQDSQGKTHYLSRYYAMWNEPRPESSTIDKETAGKLSNFCEKQHLYRELASAAESGWDFSSRWMRNASDLTTLCTTSIIPVDLNAFILKMELDISYLAHVSQDESTAEHFAEASKARQTAMNTVLWNEEMGQWLDYWIDANSSSQGTYKWKASDQNQSVFASNFIPLWTQPFNSDDDLVDKVSKSLQHSGLLRDAGIATSLANTGQQWDFPNGWAPLQHMIVEGLVKSGSKEARSLAEDIAMKWINTNYAAYKKTGTMHEKYDVEKCGAFGGGGEYVPQTGFGWSNGVVLAFLEEFGWPEDLKIGC; encoded by the exons ATGATCAAAAAGATGTCGTTTCTTTGGAAAAAtttattcatcttcttcttaaCAATAATTGTATTGAAAGGAGAAGAAGTTGTTGCTCAAGAAAAGCAAGCATGCTTGCCTACAGACACTGGTCCTGTCATACCAACAACCCCGTTAGTAATTTTTCtcgaaaagcttcaagaaacgGCCCTTAATACTTATGGTCACAAAGGATTTGACCCCAAATTATATGTGGACATGTCCCTAAGATTCAATCTTTCTGAGACCCATGAAGCCTTTAACAAGCTCCCCAGGACTGACAATGGCTCTGTATTGGCACCTCATTTGAATGGATTTCTCAGTGAATATATGAATGCTGCTGGCGATGATCTGGTGTATGTTGAGCCGGTTGATTTTGTTGCCCAGCCTGCTGGATTTTTGCCTAATGTGGATAATCTTGAGGTGAGGGCTTGGGCATTGGAGGTACATTCCCTTTGGAAGAATCTGAGTCGCCAAGTGTCAGACCAGGTTCTAGACCACCCGGATTTGCATTCGTTGTTGCCTCTGGCAAGCCCAGTTATGATTCCAGGTTCACGGTTTCGTGAGGTATATTATTGGGATTCTTATTGGGTAATAAG GGGCTTGCTTGCAAGTAAGATGTATGAGACCGCCAAAGGTATTGTTACGAATCTTGTATCACTGATTGAAAATTTTGGACATGTCCTTAATGGTGCAAGGGCATATTATACCAATAGAAG CCAGCCTCCACTTTTAAGTGCGATGATAGTAGATATATATAACAGAACTAGTGATTTGGACTTTGTTCGAAAGTCTCTGCCATCCCTGATCACTGAGCATAACTTTTGGAATTCAG GTATACATAGGATGAACATCCAGGATAGTCAAGGAAAAACTCATTATTTGAGTCGTTACTATGCAATGTGGAATGAACCGAGGCCAGAATCATCAACTATT GACAAAGAAACTGCTGGCAAGCTCTCGAATTTTTGTGAGAAACAGCATCTGTACCGTGAACTAGCTTCAGCTGCTGAGTCCGGCTGGGACTTCAGTTCAAGATGGATGAG GAATGCTTCTGATCTCACAACTTTGTGTACAACATCAATTATACCTGTAGACTTGAATGCATTTATACTTAAG ATGGAACTTGACATATCCTACTTGGCACATGTTTCCCAAGATGAGAGCACTGCTGAGCACTTTGCAGAAGCATCAAAAGCCAGACAAACTGCAATGAACACGGTCTTGTGGAATGAAGAAATGGGACAATGGCTTGATTACTGGATAGATGCCAACTCTTCTAGCCAG GGTACTTACAAATGGAAGGCATCAGACCAAAATCAAAGTGTATTTGCCTCAAACTTCATCCCTTTGTGGACTCAGCCATTTAACTCAG ACGATGATCTGGTGGATAAAGTTTCTAAAAGCCTTCAACATTCAGGCCTTCTCCGTGATGCAGGGATTGCAACTTCTTTGGCAAATACAGGACAGCAATG GGATTTTCCAAATGGCTGGGCTCCACTTCAACACATGATCGTCGAAGGCCTAGTAAAGTCTGGATCTAAAGAGGCAAGGTCCTTGGCAGAGGACATTGCAATGAAATGGATCAATACCAACTATGCTGCATACAAAAAAACTGGTACCATGCATGAAAAATATGATGTGGAAAAGTGTGGAGCATTTGGCGGTGGTGGCGAATATGTACCCCAA ACTGGGTTTGGCTGGTCGAATGGAGTTGTCTTGGCTTTCTTGGAAGAATTCGGATGGCCTGAAGACTTGAAAATAGGTTGCTAG
- the LOC135151384 gene encoding 2S seed storage protein-like, with protein sequence MARPQMFYTALFISLLAVVASTPTTVTETTTTIIIDDPSIINSRCKYVDVRAINHCKMYLTPDPSSSKNAQTTHLTECCGQLDELETKCRCMAIKEVLWNLKNQKSMSGKTLWESEELEQMEQDAEDLPTKCNVELKEPCIISLSLKTTTIMAIFIKVTIMFFVVALLSLAISATTITTITTTIVDENAKECAQSIDPMKQLDHCMKYISPKMSLMNAHDEHRIECCTQFKNIKKACRCKAIKEMVRQQQQGQMESDDRDQMVKDAMNIPSICRINMPEGQCDIQTFYF encoded by the exons ATGGCAAGGCCCCAAATGTTCTACACAGCTCTCTTCATATCCCTTCTCGCAGTGGTTGCATCCACCCCCACCACCGTTACCGAAACAACTACCACAATCATTATTGATGATCCATCAATAATAAATAGTAGATGCAAATATGTAGATGTGAGAGCAATAAATCACTGCAAGATGTACTTAACTCCAGATCCAAGCAGCTCGAAGAACGCTCAAACTACGCATTTGACCGAGTGTTGCGGCCAACTAGATGAACTAGAGACTAAGTGTCGGTGCATGGCAATAAAAGAAGTATTATGGAACTTAAAAAATCAAAAGTCTATGTCTGGAAAAACGTTATGGGAGAGTGAAGAACTAGAGCAAATGGAACAAGATGCAGAAGATCTTCCCACAAAGTGCAACGTTGAATTGAAGGAACCGTGCATTATT TCCCTCTCTCTAAAAACTACAACTATAATGGcaatatttataaaagtaacCATAATGTTTTTCGTTGTAGCACTACTGTCCCTAGCCATTAGTGCTACAACAATCACCACCATCACCACAACCATTGTCGATGAAAATGCGAAAGAGTGTGCCCAGAGTATCGATCCTATGAAGCAGCTTGACCACTGCATGAAATATATTTCTCCAAAAATGTCACTAATGAATGCTCATGATGAGCACAGGATAGAGTGTTGCACccaattcaaaaatattaagaaaGCATGTCGTTGCAAAGCCATAAAAGAGATGGTAAGGCAACAACAACAGGGACAAATGGAAAGTGATGACAGAGATCAGATGGTGAAAGACGCGATGAATATTCCATCTATCTGCAGGATCAACATGCCTGAAGGACAATGTGACATCCAAACATTTTACTTTTAG